One window from the genome of Epinephelus moara isolate mb chromosome 5, YSFRI_EMoa_1.0, whole genome shotgun sequence encodes:
- the LOC126390758 gene encoding histone H2B 1/2-like — protein sequence MPEPAKTVPKKGSKKGATKGASKGSRKRRRPRRESYAIYVYKVLKQVHPDTGISSKAMGIMNSFVSDIFERIAGEASRLAQYNKRSTISSREIQTAVRLLLPGELAKHAVSEGTKAVTKYTSSK from the coding sequence ATGCCTGAGCCAGCAAAGACCGTCCCTAAGAAGGGCTCCAAGAAGGGTGCAACCAAGGGTGCCAGCAAAGGaagcaggaagaggagaaggcCCAGGAGGGAGAGTTATGCCATCTACGTGTACAAGGTGCTGAAGCAGGTCCATCCTGACACCGGCATCTCGTCCAAGGCCATGGGCATCATGAACTCCTTCGTGAGTGACATCTTTGAGCGTATTGCAGGTGAGGCGTCTCGTCTGGCTCAGTACAACAAGCGCTCCACCATCAGCTCCAGGGAGATCCAGACCGCCGTGCGCCTCCTGCTCCCTGGGGAGCTGGCCAAGCACGCAGTGTCTGAAGGCACCAAGGCTGTGACCAAGTACACCAGCTCCAAGTAA